The stretch of DNA CTGGAGCGAGGCGTCGACGAAGGCCGCGTCGTAGCGCGGACCACCCTGCATCCCGGAGAGCTGCGCCTGGATCTGCGCCTTCTGCTCGTCCGAGGTCATGCCGCCGGCGGATGCACCCCGGGAATCCCCAGCACCCCGCCGACGGTGCCGGCCGCCGCGCCGGCCACCCCGCCCGCGACCGCGAGCGGCGCCGCCACCAGGCCGCCGACGAGCCCACCCGGGCCGGGCAGTCCACCCGGCTGGCCGCCGCCGACCGGCACCGCGACGGTGCCGCCGGTCACCCGGTCGATCTTGTCGGCAAGCGTGACCTGCTCGGTCACCTCCGCCCGCGCGAAGGTCTTGATCCGCGGATTGCCGGACTTGGCGAAGGCGTCGCGCGCGGTGTTCTCGAGGAACAGGCCGCCCTTGCTGGCCATCGCCAGGTAGACCGGCGTCGGCATGGCGCCGGCCGGTATAGGTTGCGCCACGGCGGTGCGGGTGACCGCGAGGGCTGCCGTGGCGGAGAGCATGCTGACCAGGACGTCGCGACGGTGCATGGATGTGGCTCCTGAGGAGGCGCGCATCCCGGCACTCGCCGGCCCGGATGCTCGGGGGGAGTAATTTTCCCGCCTGACCGGTGTTCCGTCGCGCCGTCTCCCGGTCCTCGCCCGCGGCGATATCGCGCAGGCTTGGATCGTGCCCTTTCAGGCCCGCCGCGGCCAGGGCTCCGGCTGCCGGCGCCGGGTCCAGCGCCGCCACGGCCGGCTCATCAGGACGAAGGCCAGCACCACGCCGGCGGCGTACCAGGCGTGCATGCTCTCGTAGCCGCCCTCCGGCGTCCAGGCGAAGCCGCCCAGGAACACGTAGGACACGGCCGCCGCCAGGGTGCGGAAGGTGAGGAGCCACGGATGCTGGAGGATCGGGTCGCCGTTGGCGACGGCGATCCCGAGCCCGGTCAGGGCGAAGAGCACGCCGCCGAGGGGCAGGCCCAGGAACAGCGAGAGCACGGCGCGCAGGAACAGCCCGGGCCAGTCCCGGCGGCGGCGGGTCGGCGCGGTAGGCGCGGGGGCGTCGGTCACGGTCGTGTGCGGCATGCGGCTTTCGGCGCTGACGGGACAAGCGTCCAGCGTGTAGCGCAAACCGCGCCCTTCGCTCCAGGGTGTCGCGCGGTCAGCCGGTCCGGTCCGGTGCTGTCTTGACCCGGCGCGGCTGCCAGCGCGTGTCCCGGTAGAGGTCCCCAACCTTGCAGGTGAGCCCCGTCGCGGGAAGCGCGAGGTCGTCGTCGAGACCGGTCAGCACCCGGCAAGTCCAGCCGCCTGCTTCGCGGGCATGCAGCGTCACGTGCACGCGCTCCTGCTCCACCACGAGGATGTTTTGGCAGGGGCCGTGCTCGCGGTAGAGCCGGACCTTCACGTCGATCCAGCGCGCGCCGCTGACCGGCGTCAGATCCTCGTCGGTACTGGACACCACTTCTGCCAGCAGGGTCGCCGCGTCGGTGAAGCGCTTGCCACCAACCACGTCATCGTAATCGACCACGGCGACGTCGGGCTCCGGCTTGGTGGCGCCGTTCCGCTCCATCTCCGCCAGGATGGCGCGGGGCCATGGGAACTCGATGCCCGGCCGCTGGACGGCATAGAGGCTGTCGTCGTGGTCCTGCAAGGCCGCGTTGAGCAGGGTCTGGAGGTTCGTCGCGATGACGTTGTGCTCCATGAGGGGCGGCGTCATCATGACGGGAATCCCCTCGATCAGTTCCCAGCGCTCGTCGTCCGGCCGTTCCACCTGGAAGGCGCGGAACTCCTGGCCCGACATCCGGGATGCGCGCGCGAGCGCCGCGACAGGCATGGTTCCGCTCCTCCCGACGACCCGCTCAGGTCTCCAGCTCGCTGTCCCAGTACAGGTAGTCGATCCAGGTGTGGTGGTACTGGCGGTGGTCGAATTCCGGCTGGCGGCGGTGCAGTTCGTGGCGGCTCGGCCGGCGCGGCTCGTTGAGAAGCGGCATCTCGGCCTCCTCGGGGGTGCGGTTGGCCTTGCGCAGGTTGCACGGGCTGCAGGCGGCGACCACGTTCTCCCAGCTCGAGAGGCCGCCGCGGGAGCGCGGCACCACGTGGTCGAAGGTCAGGCCGCCCGACGGCAGGCGCAGGCCGCAATACTGGCACGAGAACGTGTCGCGCAGGTAGATGTTGTAGCGCGTGAAGGCGGGGCTGCGCGCCATGGCGACGTAGCTCTTGAGCGCCACCACGCTCGGCACCCGCAAGGAGCGGCTGGGCGAGCGCGCCTCGACGTCGTAGCTCGCCACCAGGGTGACGCGATCGAGGAACAGGGCGGTGAACGCGTCCTTCCACGACCACAGCGAGAGCGGGTTGTACGAGAGCGGCCGGTAATCCGCGTTGAGCACGAGGGTTTGAAGGTCCAGCATCATCCTGCCCTGGCGACGGGCCGACCGCAGCGAGGGGGGCCGGCACGGTGCCGGTCCTCGCGTCGCTCGCCAGGAGAGGAGATGGGGACCATCGCCTATCCTCCGAGCCGGTCGGGGAGAGTGGGGGGAAGAGTCGGAGGACACGACGGATGCCCGCCGCGGCCGCTCGGCGAGCGGACGCCGGGGGGCGCGGCCGGAATGCGATCCGGGCGCCGTCCGGGCTGCTGATGAGGGGCGATCACCGACATCCTCCCGCAGCGAGACGAAAAGGCCGTGTCCATTGAGGCTTAGTCTAATAGCAGCATGACAGGGTTGTGAAGGTTTCGCGGCGGGGCGTCTCGTCACGCCTCACACGAATTCGCCGCGCACAGGCATCCGGCGCAGGCCGCCCGCGGCAGGAGGAGCCGCCCGACACGGATTTTCGCCCCATTGGTCGGCGATGCCGCCGCCCGCCTCGTTTCCCTGCGTCCGGTTTCCTCGCCCGGACGGATGACCTAGGTAGACGGCTCGAACCGACCCCATCGCGAGGATCGCCGGCCGTCTGCGCCGGGCGTCCCGCCATGGCCGACCGGATGAGCGACCAGGCCGGGCCGCCGGGAGACGAGCCCGACACGCGGGTGAGAAGGATTGCGCATGAGACAGCTTCGCCGATGGACGATCGCCCTCGCGGCCGTGCTGCTGAGCCCCGGGCTCGCGGCAGCGCAGGGACACGTGGCGAAGCCCGATGCGGCGAAGCTAGAGCGGGCCGTAGTCGCGCAGGCACCGGCACCCGCCGGCAAGCCGGACGCGAAGGAGGCCAAGCCGGCAGCCGGCCAGCCCGCCGCGGCGCCCGCTGAAGCCCCCAAGGAAGCGCCTAAGGAAGCCCCCAAGCCCCCGCCGCAGACCCCGATCTCCGAGCAGATCAAGCAGATCCGCGCCCAGCTCGATGCCGAGAAGGCCGACCTCGACCAGCGCGAGCAGGCCCTGACCCACCGCGAGCTGAACAAGGACGACCTCGCCCTCCTGCGCGACGGCATCCCGGCGGTGGCCGATCGCCTGCGCCAGGTCATCGACCAGCTCGGGCCCCGGCTCGACGCGGCCAAGGAGCGGCTGACCCAGCTCGGGCCCAAGCCCAAGGAGCCCGAGGGCGCCGACGTGGCGCAGGAGCGGGCCCAGCGCGAGGCCGGCGTCGCCGAGATCGACGATACGCTGAGGCTCGCCCGCTCGCTCCTGGTGCAGAGCGAGCAGATCACCGACCAGATCAGCAACCGGCGCCGCGCCGCGTTCACCCGCGCCCTGTTCGAGCGCACCGACGGCCTGGTGAGCCCGAGCCTGTGGATGCGGGCCACGAGCGACTACGCCCGCGACTTCCGGGCGCTGAAATCCTCCCTCGACGACGCCGTCGTCCAGGTCCAGCGCCGGGGCACGGCGCTCAACCTGTTCCTGCTCGCGCTCGCGATCGGCGTCTCGGTGGCGCTCTATGTCGGGCGCCGTCACATCGCCCCGCGGGTCGGGCACCGCTCGTCCAAGGACGCGCAGCCGACCCGTTACGCAAAGGTGATGGCGGCCTGGCGGGTCTTCCTCGTCGGCGCGGTGCCGGCGGTGCTCGGCAGCTTCCTCGTCGGCTACACCCTCGACGTCACCGAGCTGCTGCCTCTGCGCCTGCTGCCGGCGGCCCACCGGATCGTCGCCTCGCTCGCCTTCGTGGCGGTGGTCGAGGCGATGGCCGACGCGCTGCTCTCGCCCGACCGCCCGGCCTGGCGCCTCGTCGCGATGACCGACGCCACCGCCGAGCGGCTGAACCGCCTCATCATCGCCATCGCCTCGGTGATCGCCGTCGGCCGCACCATCGAGGGCCTGAACGAGGGCATCTCGCTCAGCCTGCCGATCACCATCGTCACCAAGGGCGTCTTCGCGGCGGTCGTCGCCGTGGTGCTGGCCGAGGGCCTGCGCCGCTTCGCGGCCCGCGCCGAGACCGACGAGGCCTGCCTCGGCCCCTATATCGCGGCCGAGTCGACTACCGGCATCGGCGGCCCCTTGCGCATCCTCGGCTGGATCGTGGTGGCGGCGATCGGCGTCTCGGCGCTGGTCGGCTACATCGCCCTGTCGTCGTTCCTGATCGACCAGCTGATGTGGACCGCGATCGCCGCGGCGATCCTCTACCTGGCGATCGCGAGCGTCGACGCGGTGGTGAGCTCCGCCCTCCAGGACGATTCCCGCATCGCCACGGCGCTCCAGGCCAATACCGGCCTGCGCAAGCGCTCGCTCAACCAGATCGCGGTGCTGATCTCGGGCTTCGTCCGGGTGCTGCTGCTCACCGCCGCCGGCGTGCTGCTGCTCGCCTCCTGGGGCGTCGATTCGACCGACATCTTCGCCTGGGCCCAGGCCGCCTTCTTCGGCTTCACCGTCGGCGGGGTGACGATCTCGCTCTCGACGATCGCGCTCGCCATCGGGCTGTTCACGCTCGGCCTCGTCATCACCAAGGCGATCCAGCGCTGGCTCGAGAACACCTACCTGCCGGCCACCGACCTCGATCCGGGCCTGCGCAACTCGATCTCGACGGTGAGCGGCTATGTCGGCTTCCTGCTGACCCTGGCACTCGCCTTCTCGTATCTGGGCCTGAGTCTCGAAAAGCTCACCATCGTCGCCGGCGCCCTGTCGGTCGGTATCGGTTTCGGCCTGCAATCGATCGTCAACAACTTCGTCTCCGGCCTGCTGCTGCTCTGGGAGCGGCCGATCCGGGTCGGCGACCTCGTGGTGATCGGCGACAACGAGGGCTATGTCCGCCGCATCAGCGTGCGCTCGACCGAGATCCAGACCTTCGACCGCTCGGCGGTGATCGTGCCGAACTCGAACCTGATCTCCGGCGTGGTGAAGAACCGGGTGCGCGGCGACCGCACCGGCCGGGTCACCATCACGGTCAGCGTCCTGCGCAACCAGGACCCGGTCCACGCCGCCGAGCTGATCGCCGGTTGCGCCAAGGCCCATCCGGACGTGCTGAAGGAGCCGCCGCCCCGGGTGGTGTTCCGCAAGATCGGCGATCCGTTCCTCGAATTCGAGCTGATCGCGATGATCACCGATGTCGGCTCGCAGGCGAAAGTGCAGAGCGACCTCAACTTCGCGGTGTTCAAGACCTTGTCCGAGGGCGGTCTCATCCCCAATCTCGGACCCGGATCGAGCATCGTCACGGTTCAGGGGCTGGACGCGATGCAGGACGCCATGGGGCAGATCGCCCGCATGGCGAATCCTGCCTCCTTGCGCCCCGAGACCCGGAGCGAGGCCCGCCCCGAGCCCGAGGCCGAGCGTCGCAGAACCCCCGAGACCGTGCCGTGACCATCCTTCCCGCCGCGCTGAAGCGTATCGCCGTGCTGGCCCTGCCGCTCGCCCTCGCCGCCTGCGCGGCGAGCGAGGCGACGCGGGTCTCGACCGGGGCGGCGGGACCGAGCCTGTACTGGCCGATGGCCGCGACCGGCGCGCAGATCGATGCCGGGGCGGCCCAGGCGATGATCGCCGCCTACCGCAGCAACAAGGGCCTGCCGCCGCTCGCCCTCGATCCCGGCCTCCAGCGCCTCGCCGAGACCGAGACCGCCGCCATGGCCGCCGCCGGCCGCCCGAGCCAGGCCGACATCGTCAAGACCGTGGCGGCCCGGATGGGCTACCCGGAGCCGGCCGCCAACCTCTCGGCCGGCTACCACACCCTGGCCGAGGCGTTCTCGGGCTGGCGCGAGAGCCCGGCGCACAACGCGGTGATGCTCGACCCCTCCGCGACCCGGATGGGGATCGCGACGGCCTATGCGCCGGGGTCGAAGTACAAGGTGTATTGGGCTTTGCTGGTGGCGAAGTAGCGGCGCTCCCCCCTCATGCCACGAGGTCGGGTCCTACGGAAACCCGATCCCCCGCGGCGTCGGCGGCGCCTCGTTCAGCAGCGTCACCGTCACCCGGCGGTTGGCCGGCAGGTACGGGTTGTCGGGAAACAGCGGCTCGGTGTCGGCCTTGCCCGACACGGAGGCGAAGCGGTCGCCGGGCAGGCCGTTGCCGGCCAGGATCTCGCGCACGCTGACGGCGCGGCCGGCCGACAGCTCCCAGGGCGGGGCGGCGGGGCGGCGGCCCGGGCGGTCGGCGGCGGTGTAGCCGGTCACCGCGATGCGGTTGGGCAGACGGCGCAAGGTCGGGACGATCCGCTCCAGCACCTGGCGCGTACGGTCGTTCGGCCGGGTCGAGCCCTCCGGAAACATCGAGCGGTTGTCCTGGTCGACGAGCGAGATGTCGAGGCCCCGCGCCGTCACCTCGATCACGATGCTCTTCGACAGTTCGGCGATCTCCGGCAGGTCCTGCAGCGCCTGCCGCAGGGAGGTCATGGCGAGGCCGAACCCGTCCTTGTAGGAGTTGCGCTGGGTCCCGTCGGGCAGCACCTCGTCCGGGCTGGGCGGCTCGGGCCGGTCGGTCGCCCGCTCGGGGGCGATGTCGCGGGTGTCCCGCGGCCGGGTCGCGCCCGGTATGCCGGCCTTCTCGATGATGCCGTTGAAGCGCGACTCGCGGTTGTTGCCGAAGGCGTCGCGCATCGAGCCCGCCACCGCCTGGAGCTTCTTCTGGTCCTGCGTCGAATAGGCGGCGATCATGACGAAGAAGCTCATCAAGAGCGCCATCAGGTCCGCGAAGGTCACGAACCAGCCGTGGCCGCCATGGGCCCCGCGCTTCTTTCTAGCCACCGCTCAGGTCTCCTCGAAGGGCGCGCGCGTCGCGTCGGGCCGCCTCAGGCGGCCATCTCGGCGCGGTGCATCAGGCCGCTTCGGCGGCCATGTCTTCACGATGGTTGTGCGGCAGGTAGGCGACCAGCATCTCGCGCACCAGCGAGGCGCTCTTGGCGTCGCGGATCAGCAGCACCCCGTCGATGATGAGGGTGCGCGACACGTCCTCCTCCTCGAGCTTGACGTGCAGCTTGTCGGCGATCGGCAGGGTGATCATGTTGGCAATCAGCGCGCCGTACAGGGTGGCGAGCAGGGCGGTCGCCATGGCGGGGCCGAGCTTCGAGGGGTCGGACATGTTGGCGAACATCGTCACCATGCCGAGGATCGTCCCGATCATGCCCCAGGCCGGGGCGCAGTCGCCGAAGGCGCGGTAGACCTTCGAACCCTCGTCGAGATGCATCAGGAAGTTGTCGCGGTCGCGTTCCATCGTGTCGCGGATGAACTCGCGGTCGTAGCCGTCGGCGATGTAGCGCATGCCCTGCGCCAGGAACGGGTCCGAGATCTCCAGGTTCTCGATCGCCATCGGGCCCGAGCGCTTCACCACGTCGGCGATCTTGGTGATCTCGTCGATCAGTTCGCGCGGCCGGATCGCCCGCATGTTGAAGGCGTAGCGCAGGCCCATCGGCACGCCGTGGACGATGACCGAGAACGGGAAGCGCAGCATGGTCGCGGCGGTGGCGCCGCCGAAGATCACGATCACCGCGTGCTTGTCGAAATAGGCGGCGAAGTTGCCGCCATCGATCATGATGAGCACGAACACGACCGCGATGCCGCCGACGAGGCCGGCGCCGGTTGCGATATCCATCTGGGGTCGGCCTCTTCATGCGCCGCCACACGTCCCCGGTCGCAGGGCATGGGCCGGACGCCGCGTGTGTCCTGGCCGTCAAATTACGCTCGACAGGCTCAACGAAGCGTAAAGGCGCCCGCCCCCGCGCGCCTTTGCCGTCATGCGCCGTTCAGCGAGAACCCGTTAAGAAAGGACCCATGCGATCGAACGGCCGCCTCAACAGGCCGCGCGCGGGGCAGGCGGCGGGCGAGGGCCAGAGCCGCGGACAGGGTCATTTCATCAGGGTTCACCGTCCATGCGGTTGATCAGGCTCTACGTTCGGGTCATGGGCCAGCTCGGGTCCGATCTGCGCCTCGGCGCGCTGCTGACCGCCGCCAACGTCGCGCTGGCGGTGGCGGCCTTCGCCGAGCCGGTGCTGTTCGGCCGCATCATCGACCGCCTCACCCATCTGCCGGCCGGCGGCGGCACGTCGAGCCTGCTCCTCCTCGTCGGCGCCTGGGTCGGCTTCGGCCTGTTCTCGATCGGCGCCGGCGTGCTGATCGCGCTGCACGCCGACCGGCTCACCCATCGCAGCCGGCTGTCGGCCATGGCGAACTACTTCGAGCACGTCCTCGACCTGCCGCTCGCCTTCCACTCCGCCAACCATTCCGGCCGGGTGCTGAAGGCGATGCTGGAGGGCACGAGCGGCATGGCGGCGACCTGGCTCGGCTTCTTCCGCGATCATTGCGCGGCGCTCGTCTCCCTCGTCGTGCTCCTGCCGATGACGCTGTTCCTCAACTGGCAGCTCGGCTCGATCCTCGTCGCCCTGATGGTGGTGTTCACCGCGCTCACCACCTTCGTCCTGCGCCGCACCGAGACGCTGCAAGGCGAGGTCGAGGCCTTTCATTCGGGCCTCGCGGCCCATGCCTCGGACGCGCTCGGCAACGTCGCGGTGATCCAGTCCTTCACCCGCGCCAAGGCCGAGAAGGAGGCGATGCACGGCATCATCCGCAACCTGCTCGCCGCGCAGATCCCGGTCCTGTCCTGGTGGGCGCTGGCCTCGGTCGCCACCCGCGCCTCGGCGACGCTGACCATGACGGCGATCTTCGTCACCGGCATCGTCCTGCACGGCCACGGCCTGGCCACCGTCGGCGACGTGGTCTCGTTCATGAGCCTCGCCACCATGCTGGTCGCCCGGCTGGAGCAGGTCGTCGCCTTCGTCAACAGCCTCTTCCTGCAGGCGCCGAAGATGCAGGAATTCTTCGACATCCTCGACACCGTGCCGGCCGTCCACGACCGGCCCGGCGCCAGGTCGGTGGCGCGGCTCGACGGCGACGTGTCGTTCGAGGACGTGCGCTTCTCCTATGACGGCCGCCGCCCGGCGCTGGACGGGGTGTCGTTCACCGCGCGCGCCGGCGAGACCGTGGCCCTCGTCGGCACCACCGGCTCGGGCAAGTCGACGACGCTCGGGCTCCTGCATCGCGCCTTCGACCCGGATGCCGGCACGATCCGCATCGACGGCGAGGACCTTCGCGACATCGGCCTCTCGTCCCTGCGCCACAACATCGGCGTGGTGTTCCAGGAGCCGATGCTGTTTGCCCGCTCGATCCGCGAGAACCTCCAGGTCGGCCGGCCCGACGCCACCGACGCCGAGATGCTCGACGCGCTGGAGCGGGCCCAGGCCTCGGAATTCATGGCGCGCCAGCCCGACGGGCTCGACACGGTGATCGGCGAGCGCGGCCGCTCGCTGTCGGGCGGCGAGCGCCAGCGCCTCTCGATCGCCCGGGCGCTCCTGAAGAACCCGCCGGTCCTGATCCTCGACGAGGCGACGAGCGCGCTCGACGCCGCCACCGAGCGCAAGCTCCAGGGCGCGCTGGAAGCGGTGATGGAGGGACGCACCACCTTCGTGATCGCCCACCGCCTGTCGACGATCCGCGACGCCGACCGCATCCTGGTCTTCCACGAGGGCCGGATCGTCGAGAGCGGCACCTTCGAGGAACTGGTGGCCGAGGGCGGCCGCTTCGCCGACCTCGCCCGGGCGCAGTTCATGGCGGCCGCGCCGGAGCCGGACGACTACGCCCTGGCGGCGTGACGGCAGGAGCCTCGGGGTGGGCGAGAGCCCGCCCCGTCCCGCCTCTCGAGCCGAGCGTGCGAAGTGCTGGTCACGAGACCGGGGCCATGCCATGGCAGGCCGGTGACCGATCCTTCCCACCCCCTCCCCCTCACGCCGCCCGCGAGCCTCGGCTGGCTCCCGTTCTTCGAGGAGCAGCGCGAGCCGCACGAGGCGGATCTCGCTCCCATGCGGATCGCCCTGGTCCACCGCTCCCGCCTGAGCGCCCTGTCGGAGGCGGGACCGGTCGCGCTGGCGCTTCCCGTCCATACGAATACCGGTGACTTCGCCGTCGGCGATTGGGTCCTGGTCGATCCTCGGACCCGGATGCTCCACCGCCGCCTGGACCGAAGGACGGTCCTGGAGCGGCGCGTCGAGGGCAGCCGAACCCTTCAGCCCGCCGCCGCCAACGTCGATACGCTGTTCGTCGTCACGTCCTGCAACGCCGATTTCAACCAGGCCCGGCTCGAGCGCTACCTGGCTCTGGCCAACCAGGGCGGCACGAATCCGGTGATCCTGCTCACCAAGGCCGACATGGCGGCCGATGGCGACATCTACCGCCGTCAGGCGGCGGAGTTGCAGCGCGGGCTCGACGTCGTGACCGTCAATCCCCGGCTCCCGGAGGCGGCCCGCATCCTGGCCCCGTGGTGCGGCGTGGGGCGGACGGTGGCGCTGGTCGGCTCGTCCGGGGTCGGCAAGTCGACCCTGGTGAACACGCTCGCGGGTCCCGGGCAGGCGCGTCCCCAGGAAACCGGGGCGATCCGCGAACACGATGCCAAGGGACGCCACACCACGACCGCGCGGTCTTTGCACGCCATCGCGGGGGGCGGCTGGGTGATCGACACGCCGGGGATGCGGACGCTGCATGTCGGCGGCGCCGAGGACGGGATCGCCAGGCTGTTTTCCGAGATCACCGAACTCGCCCCCTCGTGCCGGTTCCGCGACTGCACCCACGCGCACGAACCCGGCTGTGCCGTACAGGCCGCCATCGCCGACGGCACGATCACGCCCGAGCGCCTGACCCGCTGGCGCAAGCTCCTCGACGAGAACCACGACAACACGCCGGCCCCCGCCGGCCCCCGCGGCCGACGGGGTGGCGGGTAGACCTCCCGGACCGGCGGCCAG from Methylobacterium aquaticum encodes:
- a CDS encoding glucan ABC transporter ATP-binding protein/ permease produces the protein MRLIRLYVRVMGQLGSDLRLGALLTAANVALAVAAFAEPVLFGRIIDRLTHLPAGGGTSSLLLLVGAWVGFGLFSIGAGVLIALHADRLTHRSRLSAMANYFEHVLDLPLAFHSANHSGRVLKAMLEGTSGMAATWLGFFRDHCAALVSLVVLLPMTLFLNWQLGSILVALMVVFTALTTFVLRRTETLQGEVEAFHSGLAAHASDALGNVAVIQSFTRAKAEKEAMHGIIRNLLAAQIPVLSWWALASVATRASATLTMTAIFVTGIVLHGHGLATVGDVVSFMSLATMLVARLEQVVAFVNSLFLQAPKMQEFFDILDTVPAVHDRPGARSVARLDGDVSFEDVRFSYDGRRPALDGVSFTARAGETVALVGTTGSGKSTTLGLLHRAFDPDAGTIRIDGEDLRDIGLSSLRHNIGVVFQEPMLFARSIRENLQVGRPDATDAEMLDALERAQASEFMARQPDGLDTVIGERGRSLSGGERQRLSIARALLKNPPVLILDEATSALDAATERKLQGALEAVMEGRTTFVIAHRLSTIRDADRILVFHEGRIVESGTFEELVAEGGRFADLARAQFMAAAPEPDDYALAA
- a CDS encoding motility protein A codes for the protein MDIATGAGLVGGIAVVFVLIMIDGGNFAAYFDKHAVIVIFGGATAATMLRFPFSVIVHGVPMGLRYAFNMRAIRPRELIDEITKIADVVKRSGPMAIENLEISDPFLAQGMRYIADGYDREFIRDTMERDRDNFLMHLDEGSKVYRAFGDCAPAWGMIGTILGMVTMFANMSDPSKLGPAMATALLATLYGALIANMITLPIADKLHVKLEEEDVSRTLIIDGVLLIRDAKSASLVREMLVAYLPHNHREDMAAEAA
- a CDS encoding OmpA/MotB family protein gives rise to the protein MARKKRGAHGGHGWFVTFADLMALLMSFFVMIAAYSTQDQKKLQAVAGSMRDAFGNNRESRFNGIIEKAGIPGATRPRDTRDIAPERATDRPEPPSPDEVLPDGTQRNSYKDGFGLAMTSLRQALQDLPEIAELSKSIVIEVTARGLDISLVDQDNRSMFPEGSTRPNDRTRQVLERIVPTLRRLPNRIAVTGYTAADRPGRRPAAPPWELSAGRAVSVREILAGNGLPGDRFASVSGKADTEPLFPDNPYLPANRRVTVTLLNEAPPTPRGIGFP
- a CDS encoding HNH endonuclease, producing the protein MLDLQTLVLNADYRPLSYNPLSLWSWKDAFTALFLDRVTLVASYDVEARSPSRSLRVPSVVALKSYVAMARSPAFTRYNIYLRDTFSCQYCGLRLPSGGLTFDHVVPRSRGGLSSWENVVAACSPCNLRKANRTPEEAEMPLLNEPRRPSRHELHRRQPEFDHRQYHHTWIDYLYWDSELET
- a CDS encoding CAP domain-containing protein; the encoded protein is MLPAALKRIAVLALPLALAACAASEATRVSTGAAGPSLYWPMAATGAQIDAGAAQAMIAAYRSNKGLPPLALDPGLQRLAETETAAMAAAGRPSQADIVKTVAARMGYPEPAANLSAGYHTLAEAFSGWRESPAHNAVMLDPSATRMGIATAYAPGSKYKVYWALLVAK
- the rsgA gene encoding ribosome small subunit-dependent GTPase A, which translates into the protein MTDPSHPLPLTPPASLGWLPFFEEQREPHEADLAPMRIALVHRSRLSALSEAGPVALALPVHTNTGDFAVGDWVLVDPRTRMLHRRLDRRTVLERRVEGSRTLQPAAANVDTLFVVTSCNADFNQARLERYLALANQGGTNPVILLTKADMAADGDIYRRQAAELQRGLDVVTVNPRLPEAARILAPWCGVGRTVALVGSSGVGKSTLVNTLAGPGQARPQETGAIREHDAKGRHTTTARSLHAIAGGGWVIDTPGMRTLHVGGAEDGIARLFSEITELAPSCRFRDCTHAHEPGCAVQAAIADGTITPERLTRWRKLLDENHDNTPAPAGPRGRRGGG
- a CDS encoding Uma2 family endonuclease, producing the protein MPVAALARASRMSGQEFRAFQVERPDDERWELIEGIPVMMTPPLMEHNVIATNLQTLLNAALQDHDDSLYAVQRPGIEFPWPRAILAEMERNGATKPEPDVAVVDYDDVVGGKRFTDAATLLAEVVSSTDEDLTPVSGARWIDVKVRLYREHGPCQNILVVEQERVHVTLHAREAGGWTCRVLTGLDDDLALPATGLTCKVGDLYRDTRWQPRRVKTAPDRTG
- a CDS encoding DUF3772 domain-containing protein, with product MRQLRRWTIALAAVLLSPGLAAAQGHVAKPDAAKLERAVVAQAPAPAGKPDAKEAKPAAGQPAAAPAEAPKEAPKEAPKPPPQTPISEQIKQIRAQLDAEKADLDQREQALTHRELNKDDLALLRDGIPAVADRLRQVIDQLGPRLDAAKERLTQLGPKPKEPEGADVAQERAQREAGVAEIDDTLRLARSLLVQSEQITDQISNRRRAAFTRALFERTDGLVSPSLWMRATSDYARDFRALKSSLDDAVVQVQRRGTALNLFLLALAIGVSVALYVGRRHIAPRVGHRSSKDAQPTRYAKVMAAWRVFLVGAVPAVLGSFLVGYTLDVTELLPLRLLPAAHRIVASLAFVAVVEAMADALLSPDRPAWRLVAMTDATAERLNRLIIAIASVIAVGRTIEGLNEGISLSLPITIVTKGVFAAVVAVVLAEGLRRFAARAETDEACLGPYIAAESTTGIGGPLRILGWIVVAAIGVSALVGYIALSSFLIDQLMWTAIAAAILYLAIASVDAVVSSALQDDSRIATALQANTGLRKRSLNQIAVLISGFVRVLLLTAAGVLLLASWGVDSTDIFAWAQAAFFGFTVGGVTISLSTIALAIGLFTLGLVITKAIQRWLENTYLPATDLDPGLRNSISTVSGYVGFLLTLALAFSYLGLSLEKLTIVAGALSVGIGFGLQSIVNNFVSGLLLLWERPIRVGDLVVIGDNEGYVRRISVRSTEIQTFDRSAVIVPNSNLISGVVKNRVRGDRTGRVTITVSVLRNQDPVHAAELIAGCAKAHPDVLKEPPPRVVFRKIGDPFLEFELIAMITDVGSQAKVQSDLNFAVFKTLSEGGLIPNLGPGSSIVTVQGLDAMQDAMGQIARMANPASLRPETRSEARPEPEAERRRTPETVP